A section of the Thermodesulfobacteriota bacterium genome encodes:
- the holA gene encoding DNA polymerase III subunit delta: MRKGNTNRINYIELNKRISKNEISPVYVFSGNQAYPMAEALENLKAKVLGQSSDFNLSIFFGDSATARDIINTARTHPMLYKMRLVTVKGADKLSSHELKLLEEYLSQPSPFTCLVLTFTEEKKLSLGDKEHVVFVDFTLNTNELRKVIKDDVKKSGYDITGEAIETLVSLVGEDLQDIHTETEKLKLLTMDKKRIEAVDVERLTEKVRFEDVFQLTNAVLNKDKKRALKILLDLESKNEEPISVLNALSRRFRLLWKAKELLEEKASQSTILKELKVSPGALFYIRQEVQSLHYQDMKRINIILSEVDGKLKRSYAPRNMSLTKLVLELCK, encoded by the coding sequence ATGAGAAAAGGTAACACCAATAGAATAAATTATATCGAATTAAACAAAAGAATCTCAAAAAACGAAATAAGTCCGGTTTATGTCTTCAGCGGAAACCAAGCCTACCCGATGGCCGAAGCCCTAGAAAACCTTAAGGCTAAAGTTCTCGGCCAGTCTTCTGATTTTAACCTCTCCATTTTTTTTGGAGATTCCGCCACGGCAAGAGACATAATCAATACAGCCCGGACCCATCCCATGCTCTATAAAATGAGGCTGGTTACGGTCAAGGGGGCAGACAAGCTCTCCTCCCATGAGCTCAAGTTACTGGAGGAATACCTCTCTCAGCCTAGCCCCTTTACCTGTCTGGTTTTGACCTTTACCGAAGAGAAGAAACTGAGCCTGGGAGACAAGGAACATGTAGTTTTCGTCGACTTCACCCTGAACACAAATGAATTACGCAAGGTAATAAAGGATGATGTCAAAAAGTCGGGTTATGATATCACCGGGGAGGCTATCGAGACCCTGGTCTCACTGGTTGGAGAGGACCTGCAGGATATTCATACCGAGACCGAAAAGCTTAAGCTGCTCACGATGGATAAAAAGAGGATCGAGGCCGTGGATGTGGAGAGGTTAACGGAAAAAGTCCGATTTGAAGACGTATTCCAGTTGACAAACGCCGTATTAAACAAGGATAAAAAAAGGGCGCTAAAAATACTTTTGGACCTTGAGTCAAAAAACGAGGAGCCTATTTCTGTATTGAACGCTTTAAGCAGGCGATTCCGGCTGCTCTGGAAGGCAAAAGAACTCTTGGAGGAAAAGGCGAGCCAAAGCACCATCTTGAAAGAGCTCAAGGTTTCTCCCGGTGCGCTTTTCTACATAAGACAGGAGGTACAGAGCCTCCATTACCAGGACATGAAACGTATTAACATAATTCTTAGCGAGGTAGACGGTAAACTCAAGAGGAGTTATGCTCCCAGAAACATGAGCCTGACCAAGCTTGTTCTGGAACTTTGCAAATAG
- a CDS encoding YdcF family protein, producing the protein MRLKILLITTLALMVLGVVNFRGTILESVGQYLITEDPLEKADAIILLGGSVPDRTLEAIDIYKGGYAPLIVFTMGPKPEGYDELTKRGIKLAEGHDFSKLIALKLGVPESDLVIIEKRADSTYSELEIIYDDFLKKKGIKSVILVTSKPHSTRASIIFNHVTRGEVKLITRPSKYDRYDPKKWWAERDYRRQTVFEYQKLLHHYLFDLGTESNRTSSP; encoded by the coding sequence ATGCGATTAAAGATACTTTTAATTACTACACTGGCCCTGATGGTGCTAGGGGTTGTAAATTTTCGAGGCACTATCTTAGAGTCGGTTGGCCAGTACCTTATAACCGAAGACCCTCTGGAAAAAGCCGATGCCATTATCCTCTTGGGTGGTTCGGTCCCGGACAGAACCTTGGAAGCGATAGACATATACAAGGGGGGCTATGCCCCTTTAATAGTATTCACCATGGGCCCTAAACCGGAGGGTTATGATGAGCTTACCAAGCGTGGGATCAAACTCGCCGAGGGACACGACTTTAGTAAATTGATAGCACTTAAATTGGGGGTACCCGAGTCCGATTTAGTGATTATCGAGAAGAGAGCAGATAGCACCTACAGCGAACTAGAAATCATTTACGACGATTTCCTGAAGAAGAAAGGCATAAAATCCGTAATCCTGGTAACTTCCAAACCCCATTCAACCAGGGCTAGCATAATTTTTAATCATGTAACCCGTGGAGAGGTCAAATTAATCACCCGACCCTCAAAATATGACCGCTATGACCCCAAAAAGTGGTGGGCAGAGAGAGATTACAGGAGGCAAACCGTCTTCGAATATCAAAAGCTTCTTCATCACTACCTTTTTGACCTAGGAACCGAATCAAACCGAACCTCATCACCCTAA
- the lipB gene encoding lipoyl(octanoyl) transferase LipB, whose protein sequence is MDKKHSPTIINSDKTECRSDALEWFYLERADYSFGLDIQRELHRIVLSNGEGKRGFLLLIEHDRPVITMGRFAKESNILFSEQELKARGIEVYRVGRGGDVTFHGPGQLVGYPIINIRDFKLRVRSYVHLLEEALIAVLGRFNIEGKRIEGYPGVWVGRDKVAAIGVQVKNSTTMHGFSLNVNTDLSYFSIIVPCGIRDMGVTSMEKALGKGISVKEVVPIFAEEFGRIFQTTIKTTNGLPLG, encoded by the coding sequence TTGGATAAAAAACACTCCCCTACTATAATCAATTCCGATAAGACCGAGTGCCGGAGTGATGCTCTGGAGTGGTTCTATCTGGAACGGGCCGATTATTCGTTCGGGCTCGACATTCAGAGAGAGCTTCACCGGATAGTTCTCTCGAATGGTGAAGGGAAAAGGGGATTTTTACTGCTCATTGAGCACGACCGGCCGGTGATTACCATGGGCAGATTTGCTAAGGAGAGCAATATTCTTTTTTCCGAGCAGGAGCTCAAAGCGCGGGGAATCGAGGTTTACCGGGTCGGACGTGGCGGAGATGTTACCTTTCACGGTCCCGGTCAACTGGTGGGTTATCCTATAATTAACATTAGGGATTTTAAACTGAGGGTCCGGTCTTATGTCCACCTTCTTGAAGAAGCGCTCATCGCCGTTCTAGGCAGATTTAACATAGAGGGGAAGAGGATTGAAGGATATCCCGGTGTTTGGGTGGGAAGGGATAAGGTTGCAGCAATCGGTGTACAGGTAAAAAATTCCACGACCATGCACGGGTTCTCGTTGAACGTCAATACCGACCTCAGCTATTTCTCCATCATAGTTCCTTGCGGTATTCGGGATATGGGCGTGACCTCGATGGAAAAAGCGTTGGGAAAAGGGATCTCGGTCAAAGAGGTAGTGCCCATCTTCGCCGAAGAGTTTGGAAGAATATTCCAAACCACGATCAAGACTACGAACGGCCTTCCATTAGGGTGA
- the fsa gene encoding fructose-6-phosphate aldolase — protein MKFFLDTANLDEIRDAASYGVLDGVTTNPTLVAKEGEQREFKELVREICEIVNGPVSAEVISTDIERMLDEARELADIHPHVVVKMPLTEDGIKATKRVSDEGIRVNVTLVFSPSQALIAAKAGAAYVSPFVGRLDDVSNIGMDIVRDIIQIYKNYDYPTEVLVASVRHPIHVVEAAKVGAHVATMPYKIFKQLVKHPLTDVGLERFLADWKNLKK, from the coding sequence ATGAAATTCTTCCTGGACACGGCTAACCTGGATGAAATAAGAGATGCAGCCAGCTATGGGGTGTTAGACGGAGTCACAACCAACCCGACACTGGTGGCAAAAGAGGGGGAACAGAGAGAGTTTAAAGAACTGGTGAGGGAAATATGCGAGATAGTGAACGGCCCGGTGAGCGCCGAGGTGATAAGCACCGATATAGAAAGGATGCTCGACGAAGCAAGGGAGCTGGCCGATATACATCCCCATGTAGTGGTTAAAATGCCCCTGACCGAAGACGGTATAAAGGCAACCAAAAGGGTCTCGGATGAAGGAATTCGGGTAAACGTCACACTGGTCTTCTCTCCTTCCCAGGCCCTTATCGCCGCAAAGGCAGGAGCCGCTTACGTAAGCCCTTTTGTGGGAAGGCTTGACGACGTTTCAAACATCGGAATGGATATAGTGAGAGACATCATCCAAATTTATAAAAACTATGATTATCCCACCGAGGTCCTGGTCGCAAGCGTGCGCCACCCCATTCACGTGGTGGAGGCAGCGAAGGTTGGCGCCCATGTTGCTACCATGCCGTATAAAATATTCAAGCAACTGGTGAAGCACCCGCTCACCGATGTGGGACTGGAAAGGTTCTTAGCCGATTGGAAAAACCTAAAGAAGTGA
- the ndk gene encoding nucleoside-diphosphate kinase, which produces MERTLSIVKPDGVSKNLVGEVIRRFENGGLRVIALKMVNLTKAEAEGFYAVHRERPFFHSLTEFMSSGPCVVMVLEGKNAISRVRETMGATDPEKAAAGTIRRDFASNIERNIVHGSDSPESASFEICYFFNCLEICER; this is translated from the coding sequence TTGGAAAGAACGCTCTCTATAGTAAAACCAGACGGGGTCAGTAAAAATCTGGTTGGTGAAGTAATAAGGAGGTTCGAGAACGGGGGGCTTAGAGTAATTGCCCTTAAAATGGTAAATCTCACCAAGGCAGAAGCGGAGGGGTTCTACGCCGTTCACCGGGAAAGACCCTTCTTCCATAGTCTAACCGAGTTCATGTCCTCGGGGCCTTGTGTAGTAATGGTGCTTGAGGGGAAAAACGCCATATCCCGGGTACGGGAGACCATGGGTGCTACCGACCCGGAAAAGGCAGCCGCAGGTACTATCAGGAGAGACTTTGCCTCAAACATAGAGAGAAATATAGTCCACGGCTCGGATTCTCCCGAATCTGCTTCATTCGAGATATGTTACTTCTTCAATTGCTTGGAGATATGTGAACGCTAG
- a CDS encoding polysaccharide biosynthesis tyrosine autokinase, translated as MEEANKRELMEYRGREIKEREDFLLSTEVRREYESYIEDDIRLKDYLDVLLRRKWIVISCLAISIVTVAIASLVMDPVYKAEATIEISPENPKITTFEEVVEVESRQNEFYETQYKLITSRSLARDVINFIQLGSHPDFSGKGQGFFHFLKDKAARAASAVSRFLSRRKEETDPVKRRMAREEELIDAFLSRLKVEPDKRSRLVQINFESSDPELTARAVNTLVDKYIEWVVERKVGMTKAARDFLDKQLQQIKIKLERAEEELGQFAKGVDIFSLENNEKLSPTYQQLVDLSEALSQAEAERFSKEAFYNEVRSGNYEFLPQVVGDELFRSLSKQYAELSAEYENKAIIYGPNYPDLKQLAAQSKKLENAIEMRVSGIAESIKKDYQAALEREKIIKQRVEEQKKLVSNLNEKAVQYRILEREVSTNKSIYENLLQRLKETEVTSGIKSTNIQVVDYASTPLVAYKPNILFNLLITTLIGLLGGVFLAFIVEHFDNTIKDEEEVKRRYSIPFLGAVPLVSDENALQDTEKTVYLNPMSIVSEAFRVIRTSILYSSPDHAPRSLLVTSTQPLEGKTTSASNLALSMVQSGLKVVLVDGDLRKPRLHKLFLSNGNAFGLSTYLVGKMELSGVISKANVEGLDLIPSGPIPPNPAELLGSRRMKELIDCLLQEYDQVIIDAPPITGFADSRLLSRSVDGVLIVTSVGITQRQPLRSCIEEILRVGGRIIGTIVNRLETGRNKYGYSYYYYYSDDQGDKHSASRQRRNKKLFLKGKVGKRKSDSSFFS; from the coding sequence TTGGAAGAGGCGAATAAAAGAGAGTTAATGGAGTATAGGGGCAGGGAAATAAAGGAAAGGGAAGATTTTCTCCTATCCACCGAGGTTCGAAGAGAATACGAAAGCTATATTGAGGATGATATACGGTTGAAGGATTACCTGGATGTTCTCCTCAGGAGAAAGTGGATTGTCATATCCTGCCTGGCAATTTCTATCGTGACCGTGGCTATCGCATCCCTGGTGATGGACCCGGTGTATAAAGCAGAAGCCACTATCGAGATATCACCGGAGAATCCCAAGATAACCACCTTTGAAGAGGTAGTCGAGGTCGAGTCTAGGCAAAATGAATTTTATGAGACGCAGTATAAGCTCATCACCAGCAGGTCCCTGGCCAGGGATGTAATAAATTTTATCCAGCTTGGTTCACACCCCGATTTCTCCGGCAAAGGGCAAGGCTTTTTCCATTTTCTGAAGGATAAAGCGGCTAGGGCCGCTTCAGCTGTTTCTCGTTTCCTTTCTAGAAGGAAAGAGGAAACCGACCCGGTTAAAAGGCGAATGGCCAGGGAGGAGGAATTAATCGATGCTTTTTTATCCAGGCTCAAGGTAGAACCGGATAAAAGGTCAAGGTTGGTTCAGATTAACTTCGAGAGCTCGGACCCGGAACTTACGGCACGAGCGGTAAATACCCTCGTGGACAAGTATATAGAATGGGTTGTGGAAAGAAAGGTGGGAATGACGAAGGCGGCCAGGGATTTCTTGGACAAACAGCTTCAACAGATAAAGATAAAGCTAGAAAGGGCAGAAGAAGAGCTTGGCCAGTTTGCAAAAGGAGTAGATATTTTCTCCCTAGAAAACAATGAAAAGCTGAGTCCCACATATCAGCAGCTTGTCGACCTTAGCGAGGCTCTTTCACAGGCTGAAGCCGAAAGATTCTCCAAGGAGGCTTTCTACAATGAGGTCCGGTCCGGGAATTACGAGTTTCTGCCACAGGTGGTGGGAGATGAGTTGTTTCGCAGCCTATCCAAGCAGTATGCGGAACTCAGTGCGGAGTACGAAAACAAGGCAATCATCTACGGACCTAATTACCCCGACCTCAAGCAACTGGCCGCGCAGAGCAAAAAACTGGAAAACGCCATAGAGATGCGCGTAAGCGGGATAGCTGAAAGTATAAAAAAGGACTATCAGGCTGCGCTGGAGAGGGAAAAGATAATCAAACAAAGGGTCGAGGAACAGAAAAAACTGGTTAGCAATCTGAATGAAAAGGCAGTCCAATACCGGATTCTGGAGAGGGAGGTAAGCACGAATAAATCCATATATGAGAACCTCCTCCAGCGGCTTAAGGAGACTGAGGTGACTTCGGGAATCAAGTCGACTAATATTCAAGTAGTTGATTATGCATCAACCCCCCTCGTTGCCTATAAGCCGAATATACTGTTTAACCTGCTTATTACCACATTGATTGGACTTCTAGGGGGTGTCTTTCTGGCTTTTATTGTTGAGCATTTTGATAACACCATAAAGGACGAAGAAGAGGTTAAAAGACGATACTCTATTCCCTTCCTGGGAGCCGTTCCGCTAGTGAGCGACGAAAATGCCCTGCAAGATACGGAGAAGACGGTTTATCTAAATCCCATGTCCATAGTGTCAGAGGCCTTCCGGGTTATCCGGACTTCTATATTATATTCTTCACCGGACCATGCTCCCCGGTCGCTCTTGGTAACCAGTACGCAACCCCTAGAGGGTAAAACTACATCCGCATCCAATCTGGCGCTTTCCATGGTGCAATCCGGTCTTAAAGTGGTCCTAGTGGACGGGGATTTGAGAAAGCCTAGACTGCATAAGCTATTCTTGAGCAATGGAAACGCATTTGGTTTGAGCACCTATTTAGTGGGGAAGATGGAACTTTCCGGGGTGATCAGTAAGGCGAATGTGGAGGGTCTCGATTTAATCCCCTCCGGTCCAATACCACCCAACCCCGCCGAGCTTCTGGGCTCGAGAAGGATGAAGGAGCTAATCGACTGTCTTCTCCAGGAATACGACCAGGTGATTATAGATGCTCCCCCGATTACCGGCTTTGCCGACTCCCGTCTTCTTTCCCGGTCGGTGGACGGGGTCTTAATTGTGACCAGTGTGGGAATTACCCAGAGACAGCCCCTTCGCAGTTGTATTGAGGAAATTCTGAGGGTGGGAGGGAGAATAATTGGGACTATCGTAAACAGGCTTGAAACGGGAAGAAACAAATACGGATATAGCTATTATTACTATTATAGCGATGACCAGGGCGATAAACACAGTGCCAGCAGGCAGAGGAGAAATAAAAAACTCTTCTTAAAAGGAAAAGTGGGGAAAAGAAAGAGTGATTCATCTTTTTTCTCCTGA
- a CDS encoding O-antigen ligase family protein, translated as MKSRSEIMVFKIIDKLIYFFALSLLIFSPFPIGSVEPWAIFVLQTQAFLLFLAWLLYSFQDSSQYNISIKNLLPLLLFLALCLLQIVPLPESILGVLSDKSLGIWRESNSLLASLGFSSLKNTVTISLYPNATWRETLLLLSYIAFGFVISKKFTTENKIRTLLYPLLAVSIFQAAYGIYQYLLDIRNSAYPDLISATGSFVNRNHFAGYLEMSIPIALGYALSLGAWQDSKRRSLFRTWISSDHLYKQALLLFLVGIMLLALILSKSRMGIISAMLSLAFFFVTYYGLKRDKIKIGWMLVFVVAVALLYGLWIGLYPVFERFLQIEGDAPGRILVWKDSLNAVKDFPLFGTGFGTFSYVYPLYKNSMEQAFVYSYAHNDYLQLMVETGLIGFALLLTALLLLIFNSLRSLKGFSEQGDYSRFFLGLGALTGIISILIHSLADFNLHIPANALYFAFLIGLLAAVCDRNPSVEVIERVRVKRKRRRRIDYYGGELNTST; from the coding sequence ATGAAATCCCGCTCAGAAATCATGGTCTTCAAGATAATCGATAAACTAATATACTTTTTCGCATTAAGCCTGCTTATTTTTTCGCCCTTTCCGATTGGAAGTGTAGAACCGTGGGCCATATTCGTCCTACAAACACAGGCTTTTCTGCTCTTTTTAGCGTGGTTATTGTACTCTTTTCAAGACAGTAGCCAATACAATATTAGCATCAAGAATCTCCTGCCACTATTGCTATTTCTGGCTCTATGTCTCCTGCAAATAGTCCCGCTTCCAGAGTCCATTCTGGGCGTTTTATCCGACAAGAGCTTGGGAATTTGGAGAGAAAGCAATTCCCTCCTGGCTAGCCTGGGATTCTCCAGCCTAAAAAATACGGTTACGATCAGCCTTTATCCGAATGCCACCTGGAGAGAAACCCTCCTTCTGCTCTCATACATAGCTTTTGGCTTCGTCATATCAAAGAAATTTACGACGGAGAATAAGATAAGGACCTTGCTCTACCCCTTGCTGGCCGTATCAATTTTCCAGGCAGCTTATGGCATATATCAATACCTATTAGACATTCGTAATTCTGCCTATCCGGACCTAATCTCTGCCACCGGAAGCTTTGTCAATCGAAATCATTTCGCCGGGTACCTGGAGATGTCTATCCCCATTGCTCTGGGCTATGCCCTTTCCCTAGGCGCATGGCAGGACAGTAAAAGAAGGTCTCTATTCAGAACCTGGATTTCATCGGATCACCTTTATAAACAAGCCTTGCTGCTTTTCCTAGTTGGAATAATGCTCCTGGCATTGATCCTGTCGAAGTCAAGAATGGGTATTATTAGTGCCATGCTATCGCTAGCTTTTTTCTTTGTAACCTATTACGGCCTGAAAAGAGACAAGATAAAAATAGGCTGGATGCTCGTCTTCGTGGTAGCAGTCGCCCTTTTATACGGGCTTTGGATAGGACTCTATCCAGTATTCGAAAGGTTCTTGCAAATCGAGGGCGACGCACCCGGGAGAATACTGGTATGGAAAGACTCTCTCAATGCCGTAAAGGACTTCCCCCTATTTGGTACCGGGTTTGGGACCTTCAGCTATGTTTATCCACTCTACAAAAACTCTATGGAACAGGCTTTCGTTTATTCCTATGCGCACAACGATTATCTTCAGCTCATGGTCGAGACCGGATTGATAGGTTTTGCCCTGCTTCTTACCGCGCTTCTGCTTCTGATATTCAACTCACTAAGGTCCCTGAAAGGGTTTTCTGAGCAGGGAGATTATTCCAGATTCTTTTTAGGCCTGGGCGCGCTAACCGGTATTATTTCCATACTTATCCACAGCCTGGCCGATTTTAATCTTCATATTCCGGCGAATGCACTATACTTCGCCTTCCTTATCGGCCTTCTAGCCGCCGTTTGCGATAGGAACCCTAGCGTCGAGGTTATCGAAAGGGTTAGGGTCAAGAGGAAAAGAAGAAGGAGAATCGATTATTACGGCGGTGAATTAAATACTTCGACTTGA
- the rpsT gene encoding 30S ribosomal protein S20 produces the protein MAKRIRSAIKKHRQSLKRKARNMHVRSTLKSLAKDLNSAIEEKDLAKSKEFLKTTIAALDKAASKGIIHKKTASRSIGRLSKRVFELEKSPST, from the coding sequence ATGGCCAAAAGAATCCGTTCAGCAATAAAGAAGCATCGCCAGAGCTTGAAGAGGAAAGCTAGAAACATGCATGTACGCTCTACCCTGAAGTCGCTCGCGAAGGACCTGAATTCGGCGATAGAAGAAAAGGACTTGGCGAAATCGAAGGAATTTTTAAAGACGACGATTGCAGCCCTGGATAAGGCTGCTTCAAAGGGCATTATCCATAAAAAAACAGCGTCGAGAAGCATCGGCCGCCTGTCAAAAAGGGTTTTCGAGCTAGAGAAAAGCCCGTCAACCTAG
- a CDS encoding polysaccharide biosynthesis/export family protein has protein sequence MISSEKFISLSRYLLFMPFLLISCVGGKDLPGSLPKQAGIESAQEIKELNSKLILQGAPAPVSPADYLIGPADLLEIKVFESEKLTSTVRVSSRGQVTLPLLGNIDVVDLTAREVEEKIEGLLKQGRYINDPHVSVFIKEHKSKLISVIGYVNEPGSYELLGRQTILDALAAARGLGDKAGRTVYVTRTEETGRQAYMVDLEELLLKGSDGINLALKPGDIIYVPEAGTVFVEGAVRHPGSFPIEEGSTTVSQSIALAGGPTTYASTSDIKLIRYLGNGAREIMQLDLKQIQEGEAEDPIIRDRDAVVVGASSAKRILYGLRLNFLLGLVGVGYDPPERYYYGGN, from the coding sequence ATGATCAGTAGTGAAAAATTCATAAGTCTATCGAGATACTTGCTATTCATGCCCTTTCTCTTAATAAGTTGTGTTGGAGGAAAGGATCTTCCGGGTTCTTTACCCAAGCAGGCTGGTATTGAATCAGCCCAGGAGATAAAAGAGCTTAATTCCAAGCTGATTTTACAGGGAGCGCCTGCCCCCGTATCCCCTGCCGATTACCTTATCGGTCCTGCAGACTTACTCGAAATTAAGGTATTTGAGTCTGAAAAGCTGACAAGCACGGTCCGGGTAAGCTCGAGGGGACAGGTAACTCTTCCCCTTCTGGGCAACATCGATGTAGTGGACCTTACGGCTAGGGAAGTAGAGGAAAAGATAGAGGGTCTTTTAAAACAGGGTCGGTACATCAACGACCCGCATGTCAGCGTTTTTATCAAGGAGCATAAAAGCAAGCTTATCTCTGTGATTGGCTATGTGAATGAACCTGGAAGCTACGAACTATTGGGAAGGCAGACAATTCTGGATGCTCTCGCCGCCGCCAGGGGATTAGGGGATAAGGCTGGGAGGACGGTTTATGTTACCAGGACTGAGGAGACCGGAAGGCAGGCATATATGGTGGACCTGGAGGAACTGCTCCTTAAAGGTAGTGACGGGATAAATTTAGCGCTTAAACCTGGTGATATCATCTATGTTCCGGAGGCCGGGACCGTTTTTGTCGAGGGAGCAGTAAGACACCCCGGCTCTTTTCCAATAGAGGAGGGCTCGACTACGGTGAGCCAGAGTATTGCTTTAGCTGGAGGGCCGACCACCTATGCCAGCACCAGTGATATTAAACTGATTCGCTACCTGGGCAACGGAGCTAGGGAGATCATGCAGTTGGATCTAAAACAGATTCAAGAGGGGGAAGCTGAGGACCCTATAATAAGGGATAGAGACGCCGTGGTGGTCGGTGCGAGCTCCGCAAAGCGGATTCTTTACGGACTTCGCCTCAATTTCTTGCTCGGCCTCGTCGGAGTGGGCTATGACCCTCCAGAGCGATACTACTACGGTGGGAATTAA